In Dysgonomonadaceae bacterium zrk40, one genomic interval encodes:
- a CDS encoding PorT family protein, with amino-acid sequence MKIALHLFILSLLLSVPLIIYGQQRSLQHRPYADQQLFHLGFTVGMHTQDLILTQSGYQSGDGEVWFSEIPDYTPGFTVGIIGDLYLSRHLNLRMLPTLNLGSKELLFREQESGEEYKESLRNNYLTLPVHLKIAGIRINNYKPYLLLGGYGSIELARKKNRAVLLESFDRGVEIGAGCSFYLPLFTLSPELKFSFGLTDILERERSDLKEEDLIKYTLSLTKATQRMITLSFHFE; translated from the coding sequence ATGAAGATAGCCTTACACCTTTTCATATTAAGTTTGTTGCTCTCTGTTCCCTTGATCATTTACGGTCAGCAACGAAGCCTGCAGCACCGGCCCTATGCCGATCAACAACTGTTCCACCTGGGATTCACCGTAGGCATGCATACCCAGGATCTGATTCTCACGCAGTCCGGATACCAAAGCGGGGATGGTGAGGTATGGTTTTCGGAGATTCCGGATTACACGCCCGGTTTTACGGTAGGCATCATCGGTGATCTCTATCTCTCCCGGCACCTGAATCTGAGAATGCTTCCCACACTGAACCTGGGCAGCAAGGAGTTGCTCTTTCGTGAACAGGAATCGGGGGAAGAATATAAGGAAAGCCTTCGCAACAACTACCTCACCCTGCCCGTTCACCTGAAGATCGCCGGGATCAGAATCAACAATTACAAACCCTACCTCCTTTTGGGAGGATATGGCAGTATCGAGCTTGCAAGAAAGAAAAACAGAGCGGTACTGCTTGAATCGTTCGACAGAGGAGTAGAGATTGGTGCGGGATGCAGCTTCTACCTTCCCCTCTTCACACTTTCGCCCGAGCTGAAGTTCAGCTTCGGACTGACCGATATACTGGAGAGAGAACGCAGCGACCTCAAGGAAGAAGATCTGATAAAATATACCTTATCTCTCACGAAGGCCACCCAGCGGATGATCACCCTCAGCTTTCATTTCGAATAG
- a CDS encoding 4Fe-4S binding protein — translation MAYVITEDCIACGTCIDECPVDAISEGDIYVIDPEICTDCGSCAEVCPTEAIHPA, via the coding sequence ATGGCTTACGTTATTACTGAAGATTGTATTGCTTGCGGAACATGTATCGACGAATGCCCTGTTGATGCTATCTCGGAAGGTGACATCTATGTGATTGATCCCGAAATCTGTACTGACTGCGGTTCTTGCGCAGAGGTATGCCCCACCGAAGCAATTCATCCGGCATAA